TGGTGTTAATAGCCAAATGGTGTGTGGTATTATACTGCTATTTTGTTAGGGGTGGCCAAAGAACCCATTCGGAAGGTTTTTCACCAGTCATGCAACGCAAATAACCTTCAAGGCATCTATTTAAGACTTCTGTCTACCCATATTTTTGAGGGTGATAGGTCGTGGATAGATAAAGTTGAGTGCCAAGCAGTTTAAAAAGTTCTTGCCAAAATGTGCTAATGAAAATTTGTCTCTGTTAGACACGATGGACTCTGGAACTCCATGAAGTTTATAAACGTGGTCCAAGTAGAGTTGGGCGATAGTGGAAGCAGTAAAAGGGTGAGTCAGAGCTAAAAagtgtgtaacaccctttacctgagACTGTCGCCGgtgtcgagcacgaggcattacttgacttaacttactaattcagggcataaaatttgcttttaaaatgaatttatttacattcattcaataagtccctaaaaagggcccttgagaccctaaaacatgcaattgaaatggttcgggaccaaaccgcgaacattaaaatttttcgaatacttagacaaatcaaaacaatttatataattattccttataaaactgcccacctgcgtcatagtcacaaaaaaaattataactcgagtcaaaaaactcaaaattaaaattcgtaatttttcctgaaactagactcatatatcttcttactaatttttttctagaattttgggtctagccaattagtactgtttattagttaaagtttcccctgtttcactgttcaactactctgacctctcctcactataaataaattttctccctgtaaagaattcaaataaccattcaatttgtttatcttgaaagtagattcactaaggaatctagaaatgtAAACTATatctcctaattatttttgtacaatttttagtgaatttataaagtcataaTAAGGGATTCACAAATTGCTCTAACCCTgtcttactaaaattcaaatatatcttaatatacacttcttttgcttactctatttctttcatatgaaaatagactcaataagatttaattctatatctcatttatcatataattccatttctactatttttggtgatttttcaaggtcacgtcactgctgctattcaatactgttttaatgctaatttcactttttcatgatttctttgtattaactaccatttaggcatacataacactgAAACATGTTCTtgattagccatttcaatactaatcattatcaaatatttacataccattctttaaccatatcataaggacatacacaaaatggctaagtccctatacatgccataaactagaacttttgtaaacgaagatacccatttggtaacttgatagtcgatagtgtgaagtgatctccgacgacctccaagccgagcttgcttttaagtactataaaacatgggaacgtgaaagaagtaagcttataaagcttagtaagttcacatgtgaaataataagcattagcaatcaatttagcttactactatgctatcataatttgcttaaataatgttaagttcttactttcccatcttactcatcggtaaccttaccaaaggctcagaatacaaaaggcaccttacttaataaCTTGCTTACATACTTgtaacatctcacttaacacatgagtactctttcataatataggcatattgccaatcatgtcataaagtgtcacaagcataactgaaaactcatcacttacttgataatctcaattacttacaatctcaatattaaataagctttAAATGCATACCtatactctttcttcatgttctcaccttgtcgtttctttgacttactcgggaaccttttcctttttgaacttaccattgccatgtcttgacatggtcttacgtggtatccttgccatatgaactcaccaataccatgccttggcatggtcttacatgggacctttgccttatagtaactcatcaatgccatgtattgacatggtcttacatgatttccttgcattatagaacttatcaatgccatgccttggcatggtcttacatgatatccttatttTACCAAATgacatgttccaaacatggtcttacatggtatccttatcTTAGTGCaaatgccacatcttgatgtggttttacatggagtccttaatcaataccgatgccatgtcttgacatggtattacacgggatccttgccttatcaatgccatgtcttgacatggtcttacatggtatccttaaccgtcaattcctccttaaatgccatgttatgaacatggacttttccatcaattcttccttaatttgCATGGtataaccatggactttgagatatcaatgccttgttaAGTCATAGCTAAAACATatttgctcaaattctcaaggttagtcgcataacacaataataacaatactaataacaataattgcataataataaaatgctactcaacttacatacttacattctcaatctcatcatatcatcaacttaacttattctcatcaaactatgctattcaatactttcttgttatcatacaaagccataatacaaaatatggtcttacatataaattatacaagttctctttccaatatcgaattattatcgaacattaatcattatatctgaaactcaatactaaattatttatggcaaaaatatcaatttataattaaaatatgcataattaaatgcttattaaacatatgaacttacctcgataccaaaatgaccattttaccaactttttcgattttcagtttttctcatgttctaggtccaaatctcactttccgagattattgagcttggaaagcttggaaaccctaaccatggcttcccccatgctatattcggcctccatgaagaagatggaccaatcttggctttattttccctttttaattattttaattactaaatgaccaaaatgcccttaaaggcttttctttcaaatttgtcccattcttgcccatttttgtccaaccttaaatataatggtctaattactaaataaggacctccactttaagaacccatttcaattaaatcctctttattatctagaacacacattttgctaattttacaatttagtcctaattatcaaattagccACTTATACATAAAagttcttcacgaaatttttacacaactATTCAAttaatgaataaaccttaaaacttaatcggaataaatttttttgaccttAGATTCCtggtttcgtaaccactattccatttaggccctgttttgggttgttacaaagtGAGCACGCTTGGTTAGTCTATCAACTACTACCAAGATGGTGCTTTTACCTTTGGATAAAGGAAGGCCTTCAATAAAGTACATGCTAACAGTAGCCCATGCTCGATCAGGGATTGGCAAAGGTTGTAAAAGGCCAGGGTATGCAACATTGTCGCTTTTGTACTGTTGGCAGGTGGGGTATTTTTCGACCCACTGTTTGACATCTTTCGATAACCCCTTCTAATATAACAAGCTAGCGATACGACACCGAGTAGCATGGGTCCCTGAGTGTCCACCAACAGCCTCACTATGGAACAACTTAAAAATGGCCCTCCTAAGGTCGGTGTTGTAACCTATGACCACCTTCCCTTTGCGCTTAAGAAACTTGCCATCCAGGGAGTACTTGAGGTGGGATTGGAGGTTTTGTAATAGGTCCCTGGACAGCTTTTGGAGCTTCTCACCATTCAACCCTACTTGCAGAATATTATCCCATAACTCTAACCATGTAAGTGATATCTCCTCTAAGCATTGGCAAATTTAACTGTCAGTCAGACGAGTTTGCTTGGATAACGCGTCAGCTACTACATTTTGAGATCCTTTGTGATACACAATGGAGTAATTATGCCCAAGCAGTTTGGAGACCCATTTCTGTTGGAATGGGGTGATGGCCTGTTGCTCAGATAGAAATTTCAGACTTTGGTGGTTAGTCTTAACAATAAAGGGGTTCCCAAAAAGGTATGGGTGCCACTTCTTAACAGCAAGTAGGAAAACCAATGTTTCTTTATCGTATATGGATAAAGCTTGGTGTTTAGCTCCCAAGGCTCTGCTAAAAAATGCCACTGGTCTTCCTTTTTGTTGTAATACAGCTCCAATACCACTACCACAGGCATCTGTTTCCACACAGAAGGGCTAACAAAAATTTGGGAGAGCTAGTACTGGTGCCGTGCATATTGCTTCTTTGAGAGCTAAGAAAGTAATTTGGGCCAAGTTTGTCCAATGCCACTATTAATCTTTTTTCAATAATAAGGTGAGCGGCTGAGCAAGGGCGCCATATCCTCGAATGAACCTCTGATAATAGCCTGATAGACCCAAAAAATCGTGAAGTTCCTTGATGTTCTTAGGTGTAGGCCAAGAGAGAACTCCTTCGACCTTCGAGGAATCCATACTAACAGTTCCTGTTGTAATGAAATGGACGAGATATTCAACCTGAGTAGTAGCAAAACAGCATTTAGTTTTCTTAGCATAGAGTTTATTAGTCCATAATAGCTGTAAGACTACTACCAAATGCTTCAGGTGGTTAGACCAATCCTTGGAATAAACGAGGATGTCATAAAAAAATGAGGACAAATTTTCTCAAAACTGGCTTGAAAACACTGTTCATTAAAGCCTGAAAACTGGATAGAGCATTGGTTAGGCCAAAttgcataaccaaaaactcgtagtGGCCCTCATGAGTTTGAAATGCTATCTTATAAACATCTTTGTCCCACATACAAATTTGGTGATATCCAGACCTCAAATCCAATTTAGAAAACAAGGTAGCTTGGCTAAGCTCATCCAACAATTCTTCAATAATAGGAATAGGAAACTTATCCTTGATAGTCATGCTGTTGAGTTGCCTGTAATCCACGCACATACACTAGTtcccatcttttttctttaccATGATAAAAGGTGAAGCAAAAGGACTAGTGTTGTCCCTTATAATCCCTTCCTGTATCATTTCCCTTACTGGTTTTTCAATCTAATTTTTCTGAATAGTGGGGTACCTGTAGGGCTTTACTTTGACTACTCGTGATTCATCCATTAAGGGAATAGAATGATCATAAAATCTAGTAGGTGGTAAACCTGACGGCATTTGAAAAACGTCATCCAAAACAGTCAATAATCTATGGAGCATTGGGTGATCAAGGGACTTCGGAAGAGTAAGTATGGTCTGTTGTCTAAAAGATAATAGCGTTGGCTGGGGCCCATAGCTAAAAGCCTTGAAACACTTAGATGCTTGATTGTCAGATAATAGTTGAAGACTGCTAGACATAATTCCTTGGAGGGTATGAGTCTTGCCCAGATACTCGAATTGCATAGTGAGTGAGGTAAAATTCCAGATAATGGATCCTAGGGATAAAAGCCACTGGATTCCTAATACTATATCACATCCCTTCAAAGGCAACAAATAGAAATCAATAGTGAATACGAATTACTAAGCTCCCTACTGGACATTTTTGCAAATCCCCTGAGTCGATAGCCGAACTCCATTAGCTACCATGACCCTTAATGCAACAACCTACTCAACAGGCAGGTTCAGACACTTCACCATCTTGGAGTCCATGAAATTATGTGTACTCCCTGAGTCTACAAGGATAATGACCTCTATTTGCTTGATATGAGAAAGGACAGGCGAAGTAACCTCTGGTTCTTGATCTTCTTATTCCAATTGCTCCTTACAGTCTTGGAACTCATCAGTTTTAGGGCTCTTTGGTTCAACCTCACCGCCAGAGGAAACATCAATCATCAACTGGTACAATTTggatttttgacatttttgtccaGGAGAGTACTTGGATGCACACCAGAAGCAAAGGCCTTTGCGTCTCCAATTATCCATTTCAGCCTGTGATAAGGACTTTATAGGCCCTTAGAAGCCCCTGTGGAGTTGAAGGAGGAAATAGCCTGAACAGGTTTAACATTTGGCAGAAGGGGTCGATTTAGCCCTCAGGTTCCACCGTTACATGTTGGTTTTTTTATAAGCCCCGAGATAATATTATCCACTCTTCAAGCTAAAAGAAACCCATCCAGTAGGGAAGAAGGTTGAAACAACCTCAAATATTTCCCTATCTCTGGTTTGAGATTACTAACAAACATACTAATCGCATGTTCGTTGGTAAGGTCGATTTGGTTAAGCAAGCTAACAAATGTATTATGAAATTGAGTCACTGACCCGAGCTGCTTCAATGTAACAAGCTCAGACATAGGATCTAAGAGAGTATCTAATAGTTGTTGCACCCACCATGCTGTTGGAAAAAAAAATGATGCCAATCTAGTGCCTTACCTTCAAGGTGAAGCACGATCATCTTAACTTTTGCCTTGTCACGAACACATTTAGATGAGAAGAACTGTTCCAGCTTCGACCATCATTCGCGAAAATCCATACGATCAAAACGTGGGCAATCCAACCTGTATAGGTTACAGGAAACGTCCCAAAAAACCCCTTTAGCAGTGATTCTGAATGCCTTGAATCCTGTAATGGTGAGAGTATTTACTACTCCTCTTTTGGAGAATCAGGAGGAACACTCCTAAGGATGCCTTTTTCTTTGTCCGAGCTAACTTCCACTGGAGTTGGTTTGCTGGTGCCAACAACACTAGCTGGTGTTGATTGCCCCATATACTGCTCAAATAAAGCTTGAAGAGCCGTGAGAATCTTAGTTCGAAGATAAATTTTCATTGAATCATGGAAGGAATGAAACTTAGTATTGATCTTGGCATCCAGGTCTGATTTCAACTGGGTAAACTCCTGTTGCAGTTGACTGATTTCTTTTTGAAGCCTGGTGGTTATTCCATTGTTGGCCATGAGGAATGAGAGGCTCTGATACCTTGTTGTGGCTTCTgaaaaagagagggagaagagTAGCAGAATAGAAGGAGAAATGAGAGAGGTAGCGAAGAGAGAAATAGAAAGGGCTGAGAAATTGGTACTTTTTTTCATATCAACTCAGCACACACGAGCATGCTTAAAAGGAAAGGATTAATGATCCTTATAGCTGTTATTCTGTTACAATTTAAGTATCAAAATGCCCCGTTTAGTAACCAAGCCTTCCCCCAAAATGCAACGTATCCATTAAAAATCTATTCCCAAAATGTGCCGTTTCCTAGCTAAACAATTAGCTCaacaaattaatagaaataaacaaaaattaactacTATTTTAACCCTTTTAATTAATAGCCATAACACATGAAAAAAAGAAGGAAATCTTCCTACTAAAGAAGGAGATGGAAACTTGGAAAACGAAAAAAACAGAAACTCATGGTTTGGAGCATTCATAATTcactttattttctaaaaaagaaaaagaaaaaacgaaaattttcatctttaatatatatatatataaagaacaaGAAGTTATAGTTGAGGAGCTTCAAAGAACTTGTCGTGTTCTTTTTTAGTCCAGCTCTCACTTGACTTGGTAATGGTGTAAGGTTTCTTGTTGGAGCCATCCGTGGTGTGGGAGATGTGGCTAACTGGGACGGAGGCGACTGGGGAGGTTTTGGTGATGAGTTCATGTTTTCCTCTACATGGCTAGGCTTTGACTTTTTACTACCTAACAATACACAATATGAGTAATGGGTGAGTTTGAGAGAGAGATTAGCTCAGTTGTCTGGTTGGTTGGGCTGGGTGTACGTGTGGTGAGTCGTCTCCGAACCGTTCAATTAATCATCTAGTTtcaattactttaaaaaaatcatctaGTTTCAATTAATCTTGGGAGTTGTGATGGAGAAAAAGATGGTGTTGGGAGCAATAATGATGCCTCATTTGAAGAGATGTGAAGGATGATGAAACAAAGAACCAAAGCTACGTGTTTGAGTTTTATtggtttttgtttaaaaataaaagaaattaaaattttttaaaatctatgtCAGATTTCGATGGATAATTTTAACGAGAGTAACCAAAATGATCTAACATAATGTAAGTGTCTAAATTGTAAACTTTTCATTTTGAgtgtttaaaatgaaaattttttataattaaataaccatttatgtagtTTATATAAAATAACCGCATCACTATTATATTCCATTAGGGTTTTTACAACTTCAATTCATATTATTTTCCATCTACGGATGGTAATGGTATGGAATTTgcatccttttcttttttttttcagcacACAAAACATTTTTTGGG
This window of the Gossypium hirsutum isolate 1008001.06 chromosome A09, Gossypium_hirsutum_v2.1, whole genome shotgun sequence genome carries:
- the LOC107911029 gene encoding uncharacterized protein, which encodes MDNWRRKGLCFWCASKYSPGQKCQKSKLYQLMIDVSSGGEVEPKSPKTDEFQDCLPPTRFYDHSIPLMDESRVVKVKPYRQLNSMTIKDKFPIPIIEELLDELSQATLFSKLDLRSGYHQICMWDKDVYKIAFQTHEGHYEFLVMQFGLTNALSSFQALMNSVFKPVEYLVHFITTGTVSMDSSKVEGVLSWPTPKNIKELHDFLDACGSGIGAVLQQKGRPVAFFSRALGAKHQALSIYDKETLVFLLAVKKWHPYLFGNPFIVKTNHQSLKFLSEQQAITPFQQKWVSKLLGHNYSIVYHKGSQNVVADALSKQTRLNGEKLQKLSRDLLQNLQSHLKYSLDGKFLKRKGKVVIGYNTDLRRAIFKLFHSEAWVEKYPTCQQYKSDNVAYPGLLQPLPIPDRAWATVSMYFIEGLPLSKAKVGQVAYRLTLPAEAKIHPTFHVSQLKKHVGSAVHSSNFPPMGMDGSILKEPAQIIDRRMVKKGNLAATEVLVEWADTFPEDSTWEDWTNFQKQFPTFDPLGQGSA